Proteins found in one Takifugu rubripes chromosome 17, fTakRub1.2, whole genome shotgun sequence genomic segment:
- the tnpo2b gene encoding transportin-2 codes for MEWQPDEQGLQQVLQLLKDSQSPDTATQRAVQEKLEQLNQFPDFNNYLIFVLTSLKSEDEPTRSLSGLILKNNVKAHYQSFPPNVADFIKRECLNNIGDPSPLIRATIGILITTIASKGELQTWPELLPQLCNLLNSEDYNTCEGSFGALQKICEDSSELLDSEALNRPLNIMIPKFLQFFKHCSPKIRSHAIACVNQFIIGRAQALMDNIDTFIESLFALAGDEDSEVRKNVCRALVMLLEVRIDRLIPHMHSIIQYMLQRTQDPDENVALEACEFWLTLAEQPICKEALSGHLVQLIPILVNGMKYSEIDIILLKGDVEEDEAIPDSEQDIKPRFHKSRTVTLQHEGGEGEEGEDIDDDEDDDDDALSDWNLRKCSAAALDVLANVFRDELLPHLLPLLKGLLFHHDWVIKESGILVLGAIAEGCMQGMVPYLPELIPHLIQCLCDKKALVRSIACWTLSRYAHWVVSQPPDAHLKPLMTELLKRILDGNKRVQEAACSAFATLEEEACTELVPYLSFILDTLVFAFGKYQHKNLLILYDAIGTLADSVGHHLNQPEYIQKLMPPLIAKWNELKDEDKDLFPLLECLSSVATALQSGFLPYCEPVYQRCVTLVQKTLAQAMMYSQQPDQYEAPDKDFMIVALDLLSGLAEGLGGHVDTLVARSNIMTLLFQCMQDTMPEVRQSSFALLGDLTKACFLHVKPCIAEFMPILGTNLNPEFISVCNNATWAIGEICMQMGVEMQPYIAMVLNQLVEIINRPNTPKTLLENTAITIGRLGYVCPQEVAGMLPQFIRPWCTSLRNIRDNEEKDSAFRGICMMIGVNPGGVVQDFIFFCDAVASWVNPKDDLRDMFYKILHGFKEQVGEENWQQFSEQFPPLLKERLAACYGV; via the exons ATGGAATGGCAGCCAGACGAGCAGGGTTTGCAGCAAGTGCTTCAGCTACTTAAAGATTCCCAGTCGCCAGACACAGCAACCCAAAGAGCTGTGCAAGAA aaactGGAGCAACTTAATCAGTTTCCGGACTTCAACAACTATCTGATCTTCGTCCTCACAAGCCTCAAATCTGAAG ATGAGCCCACTCGTTCCTTGAGCGGCCTGATACTGAAAAACAATGTTAAGGCTCATTATCAGAGTTTCCCTCCCAACGTGGCTGATTTCATCAAGCGAGAATGCCTCAACAACATTGGAGATCCTTCACCGCTCATCAGAGCCACAATCG GCATCCTGATCACAACCATTGCCTCTAAAGGAGAGTTGCAGACGTGGCCAGAATTGTTACCTCAGCTGTGTAACCTTCTCAACTCCGAGGACTACAACACTTGCGAG GGATCCTTTGGCGCGTTGCAGAAGATCTGTGAGGATTCTTCCGAGTTGCTCGATAGCGAGGCTCTGAACAGACCACTCAACATCATGATCCCCAAGTTCCTGCAGTTTTTTAAGCACTGCAGTCCCAAGATCAG GTCCCATGCTATTGCATGTGTCAACCAGTTCATCATTGGTCGAGCTCAAGCTCTAATGGATAACATTGACACCTTTATTGAG AGTCTGTTCGCATTGGCTGGTGACGAGGACAGTGAAGTGCGGAAGAATGTGTGCAGGGCTCTGGTCATGCTCCTGGAGGTCCGCATTGACCGCCTCattccacacatgcacagcatcatccag TACATGCTGCAACGTACCCAGGACCCGGATGAAAATGTGGCCCTGGAGGCCTGTGAGTTCTGGCTCACCCTGGCTGAACAACCAATCTGTAAAGAGGCCCTGTCTGGCCACTTGGTCCA GCTGATTCCTATTCTTGTAAATGGGATGAAATACTCTGAGATTGACATTATTCTTCTCAAG GGTGATGTTGAAGAGGACGAAGCTATTCCAGATAGTGAGCAAGACATCAAGCCTCGTTTCCACAAGTCCCGCACCGTCACTCTGCAGCACGAAGGAGGGGAGGGCGAGGAAGGGGAGGATatcgatgatgatgaggatgatgacgatgatgcaCTGTCTGACTGGAACCTTC GGAAGTGTTCGGCTGCAGCGCTCGACGTTCTCGCCAACGTGTTTCGCGACGAGCtgcttcctcatctcctccctcttctcaaAGGCCTGCTTTTCCACCACGACTGGGTCATCAAAGAGTCTGGCATCCTTGTGTTGGGAGCTATTGCTGAGG GCTGCATGCAGGGGATGGTCCCCTATTTGCCAGAGCTCATTCCTCACCTCATCCAGTGCTTGTGTGATAAGAAGGCCTTGGTGCGCTCTATTGCCTGTTGGACCCTCAGTCGATATGCTCACTGGGTGGTCAGTCAGCCCCCGGACGCTCACCTCAAACCCCTCATGACCGAGCTGCTCAAACGCATTCTGGATGGCAATAAGAGGGTACAGGAAGCTGCATGCAg TGCATTTGCCaccctggaggaggaagcaTGTACAGAGCTGGTGCCTTACCTGAGCTTCATTCTTGATACGCTGGTGTTTGCTTTCGGGAAGTACCAGCACAAGAACCTGCTCATCCTTTACGATGCTATAGGAACGCTGGCAGACTCTGTGGGACACCATCTCAACCAGCCT GAGTACATCCAGAAGCTGATGCCACCACTGATAGCAAAGTGGAACGAGCTGAAGGATGAAGATAAAGATCTCTTTCCTTTGCTGGAGTGTCTTTCATCTGTCGCCACGGCGCTGCAGAGTGGGTTCCTGCCATACTGTGAGCCCGTCTACCAGCGATGTGTCACCTTGGTCCAGAAGACGCTGGCTCAGGCGATG ATGTACAGTCAGCAGCCAGACCAGTACGAAGCGCCGGACAAAGATTTCATGATCGTGGCTCTGGATCTTTTAAGCGGCTTGGCGGAGGGACTGGGAGGTCACGTAGACACTCTTGTTGCCCGTAGTAACATCATGACTCTACTTTTCCAGTGCATGCAG GATACAATGCCAGAAGTAAGACAGAGTTCATTTGCTCTCCTTGGGGACTTGACAAAGGCCTGTTTCCTTCATGTAAAACCGTGTATTG CGGAATTCATGCCAATCCTTGGGACAAATCTAAACCCAGAGTTCATTTCCGTCTGCAACAATGCTACTTGGGCAATAGGAGAGATCTGCATGCAGATGG GTGTGGAGATGCAGCCGTACATCGCCATGGTACTGAACCAGCTTGTTGAGATCATTAATCggcccaacacccccaagacccTGCTGGAGAACACTG CTATCACCATTGGCCGTCTGGGCTACGTGTGTCCTCAGGAGGTTGCTGGCATGCTGCCACAGTTTATCCGACCTTG GTGCACGTCTTTGCGCAATATCAGAGACAATGAGGAGAAAGACTCGGCCTTCCGTGGGATTTGCATGATGATTGGGGTGAACCCTGGAGGTGTGGTGCAG GATTTCATCTTCTTCTGCGATGCCGTGGCCTCCTGGGTAAACCCTAAAGATGATTTAAGAGACATGTTCTACAAG ATACTGCATGGTTTTAAGGAGCAGGTCGGGGAGGAGAACTGGCAGCAGTTCTCGGAGCAGTTCCCCCCTCTGCTGAAGGAAAGACTGGCAGCCTGCTATGGTGTTTAG
- the nherf2 gene encoding Na(+)/H(+) exchange regulatory cofactor NHE-RF2 encodes MEGELRPRLCFLTKGGRGYGFHLHGERNKGGQFIRTVEPGSSADMAGLRPGDRVVEVNGENVEMEPHYQVVNRILEVPHRTKLLVVDRDTDEYLHVNGLACTEALAVVMGTLSPRPSPGPTPSTSPLPRGISPKLRQLLSSAADSPTSMDAQIEVKQSSETSSAASDTELQMQSSPEPPDKLVPRLCHMVKGERGYGFNLHNNKAKRGQFVRAVDRGSPADDADLRPGDRLIEVNGVSVDGLRHSEVVALIKAGGEEVRLLVVDLETDELFLRLGLPPNTSPGNEVYADASVTNSEPPTPSPTVGLPATEPPTINITVTDSTVEPSLPRSRPNGSSASQSSRSSTTQSEISSSDMSIPVPDEDDRRISDPFIESGLRLSPTAAEARQKVITSRIKKRAPPMDWSKRQEIFSNF; translated from the exons ATGGAGGGCGAGCTGCGACCCAGGCTCTGTTTCTTGACCAAAGGAGGGCGCGGGTATGGGTTTCATCTGCACGGAGAGCGGAACAAAGGAGGACAGTTTATCCGCACAGTGGAGCCCGGCTCCTCGGCCGACATGGCCGGGCTGCGACCGGGAGACCGAGTGGTGGAGGTGAACGGAGAGAATGTAGAGATGGAGCCCCACTACCAA gtggtgaaccGCATCCTCGAGGTGCCGCACCGCACtaagctgctggtggtggacaGAGACACGGACGAGTACCTTCACGTTAACGGCCTGGCCTGCACCGAGGCCCTGGCCGTTGTGATGGGAACCCTCTCCCCCAGACCCTCTCCAGGACCCACACCTTCCACTTCTCCATTGCCGCGGGGGATATCGCCCAAACTCAGGCAGTTGCTCTCCTCCGCTGCAGACTCACCCACCAGCATGGACGCGCAAATCGAGGTCAAGCAGTCGTCAGAGACCTCCAGCGCAGCGTCAGACACAGAA CTGCAGATGCAGTCTTCGCCAGAGCCGCCGGACAAGCTTGTCCCCCGCCTGTGTCACATGGTGAAAGGCGAGCGCGGCTACGGCTTCAACCTGCACAACAACAAGGCAAAGCGCGGACAGTTTGTGCGCGCAGTGGACCGCGGCTCACCTGCTGATGATGCAGACCTCCGGCCCGGTGACAGACTCATCGAG GTAAACGGCGTGAGCGTGGACGGGTTGAGGCACTCGGAGGTGGTGGCGCTCATTAAAGCAGGAGGGGAAGAAGTGCGCCTTCTAGTGGTGGACCTGGAGACAGACGAGCTGTTCCTCAGATTAGGACTCCCACCAAACACCAGTCCTGGCAATG AGGTCTATGCTGATGCATCAGTCACTAACAGTGAACCGCCCACCCCATCTCCGACCGTTGGACTACCCGCCACAGAACCACCAACCATAAATATTACGGTGACCGACTCCACAGTGGAACCCTCCTTGCCAAGGTCCAGACCAAATGGCAGCTCGGCATCTCAGTCCTCAAGAAGTTCCACCACCCAATCGGAGATAAGCAGCTCCGACATGAGCATTCCG GTTCCCGATGAAGACGACAGGCGTATTTCGGATCCTTTTATCGAGAGTGGCCTGCGTctgagccccacagctgccGAGGCGCGACAAAAGGTCATCACCAGCCGTATCAAGAAAAGAGCGCCCCCTATGGACTGGAGTAAAAGACAGGAGATCTTCAGCAACTTTTAA
- the nthl1 gene encoding endonuclease III-like protein 1 isoform X1 yields the protein MTSHYFAQSRSVVTRRGAQNAAHKPATSLKSKLTIQPEKDDLVSSSAGVKLEEEEAKISGGGCGLHRTCLVVHLSITVYNSGMYTRSISTFCLANLHCKHVLCFASGADSGNALKPETDAPTLSSHSRRRRQLKVEYDKDGSMPQLKTEPWEPPRWKTQLENIRAMRSGRDAPVDNMGADKCHDADAPAHVKRFQVLVSLMLSSQTKDQVTSAAMQKLRAHGCTVENILATNDETLGQLIYPVGFWRNKVKYLKLTSAMLQKEFGGDIPDSVEGLVRLPGVGPKMAHLAMDIAWDQVSGIGVDTHVHRISNRLGWLKKPTKTPEETRKSLEEWLPRELWSEINWLLVGFGQQVCLPVSPLCSVCLNQHDCPSAHKNSPVRRPKVGSPRSQSPTSPFKTKAEPEPAGKYGGRTRAKKEPSPAPLSPAPQRRRPKRQK from the exons ATGACGTCTCATTATTTCGCGCAAAGCAGATCTGTTGTCACTCGAAGAGGGGCTCAAAATGCTGCCCATAAACCTGCAACCTCGCTCAAGTCCAAACTCACCATTCAGCCCGAGAAAGACGATCTGGTTTCTTCTTCTGCGGGAgtgaaactggaggaggaggaggcgaagATCTCAG GTGGAGGCTGTGGCCTCCATAGAACTTGTCTGGTTGTCCATTTGTCAATCACTGTATATAACAGTGGAATGTATACCAGATCGATAAGCACTTTTTGTCTTGCAAATCTGCACTGTAAACATGTGTTGTGCTTTGCTTCTGGTGCCGATTCAGGTAATGCACTGAAACCAGAAACGGACGCTCCAACCCTGTCCTCGCACAGTCGCAGGAGGAGACAGCTGAAAGTGGAATATGACAAAGATGGGAGCATGCCACAGCTAAAGACGGAGCCCTGGGAACCTCCACGCTGGAAGACACAACTAGAAAACATTCGAGCCATGAGAAGCGGCCGTGATGCCCCTGTAGATAACATGGGAGCAGATAAATGCCACGATGCAGACGCTCCTGCACAC GTCAAGCGTTTCCAGGTCTTGGTCTCTCTAATGTTGTCCAGTCAAACTAAAGACCAGGTGACATCGGCAGCTATGCAGAAACTGCGAGCTCATGGCTGCACGGTGGAAAATATTCTTGCCACTAATGACGAAACACTTGGACAACTCATTTACCCTGTTGGCTTTTGGAGG AATAAAGTGAAGTACCTGAAGCTGACATCAGCAATGCTGCAGAAAGAATTTGGAGGGGACATCCCAGACAGTGTGGAAGGGCTGGTCCGGCTTCCAGGAGTGGGGCCCAAGATGGCTCATTTGGCCATGGACATCGCCTGGGATCAGGTGTCTGGCATTG GCGTGGACACGCATGTTCATCGCATCTCCAACCGACTCGGCTGGCTCAAGAAACCAACAAAGACTCCGGAGGAAACGCGGAAATCTCTGGAAGAGTGGCTCCCCAG GGAGCTGTGGAGCGAAATCAACTGGCTGCTTGTGGGTTTCGGACAACAGGTCTGTCTTCCTGTCAGCcctctgtgctctgtgtgtCTCAACCAGCACGACTGCCCTTCCGCCCACAAAAACTCACCTGTAAGGAGGCCTAAAGTCGGATCCCCCCGGTCCCAGAGTCCGACATcaccatttaaaacaaaagctgAACCTGAACCAGCTGGGAAATACGGTGGAAGAACGAGGGCAAAAAAAGAGCCATCGCCAGCCCCTCTTTCCCCCGCTcctcagaggaggaggccaaaaaggcaaaaatag
- the nthl1 gene encoding endonuclease III-like protein 1 isoform X2 has translation MTSHYFAQSRSVVTRRGAQNAAHKPATSLKSKLTIQPEKDDLVSSSAGVKLEEEEAKISGNALKPETDAPTLSSHSRRRRQLKVEYDKDGSMPQLKTEPWEPPRWKTQLENIRAMRSGRDAPVDNMGADKCHDADAPAHVKRFQVLVSLMLSSQTKDQVTSAAMQKLRAHGCTVENILATNDETLGQLIYPVGFWRNKVKYLKLTSAMLQKEFGGDIPDSVEGLVRLPGVGPKMAHLAMDIAWDQVSGIGVDTHVHRISNRLGWLKKPTKTPEETRKSLEEWLPRELWSEINWLLVGFGQQVCLPVSPLCSVCLNQHDCPSAHKNSPVRRPKVGSPRSQSPTSPFKTKAEPEPAGKYGGRTRAKKEPSPAPLSPAPQRRRPKRQK, from the exons ATGACGTCTCATTATTTCGCGCAAAGCAGATCTGTTGTCACTCGAAGAGGGGCTCAAAATGCTGCCCATAAACCTGCAACCTCGCTCAAGTCCAAACTCACCATTCAGCCCGAGAAAGACGATCTGGTTTCTTCTTCTGCGGGAgtgaaactggaggaggaggaggcgaagATCTCAG GTAATGCACTGAAACCAGAAACGGACGCTCCAACCCTGTCCTCGCACAGTCGCAGGAGGAGACAGCTGAAAGTGGAATATGACAAAGATGGGAGCATGCCACAGCTAAAGACGGAGCCCTGGGAACCTCCACGCTGGAAGACACAACTAGAAAACATTCGAGCCATGAGAAGCGGCCGTGATGCCCCTGTAGATAACATGGGAGCAGATAAATGCCACGATGCAGACGCTCCTGCACAC GTCAAGCGTTTCCAGGTCTTGGTCTCTCTAATGTTGTCCAGTCAAACTAAAGACCAGGTGACATCGGCAGCTATGCAGAAACTGCGAGCTCATGGCTGCACGGTGGAAAATATTCTTGCCACTAATGACGAAACACTTGGACAACTCATTTACCCTGTTGGCTTTTGGAGG AATAAAGTGAAGTACCTGAAGCTGACATCAGCAATGCTGCAGAAAGAATTTGGAGGGGACATCCCAGACAGTGTGGAAGGGCTGGTCCGGCTTCCAGGAGTGGGGCCCAAGATGGCTCATTTGGCCATGGACATCGCCTGGGATCAGGTGTCTGGCATTG GCGTGGACACGCATGTTCATCGCATCTCCAACCGACTCGGCTGGCTCAAGAAACCAACAAAGACTCCGGAGGAAACGCGGAAATCTCTGGAAGAGTGGCTCCCCAG GGAGCTGTGGAGCGAAATCAACTGGCTGCTTGTGGGTTTCGGACAACAGGTCTGTCTTCCTGTCAGCcctctgtgctctgtgtgtCTCAACCAGCACGACTGCCCTTCCGCCCACAAAAACTCACCTGTAAGGAGGCCTAAAGTCGGATCCCCCCGGTCCCAGAGTCCGACATcaccatttaaaacaaaagctgAACCTGAACCAGCTGGGAAATACGGTGGAAGAACGAGGGCAAAAAAAGAGCCATCGCCAGCCCCTCTTTCCCCCGCTcctcagaggaggaggccaaaaaggcaaaaatag
- the rln3b gene encoding relaxin-3 precursor — MWKVSLLALTLLLVWADKMRCNEAYPSFYGVKLCGREFIRAVIFTCGGSRWRRSVEDSGALLGEDTFDPWTTNNFHHPANEQGPANSHTWKEQTSDLGRVAAEHSRSAHSLISEEVLEALRSADRKERDVVVGLSNACCKWGCSKSEISSLC; from the exons ATGTGGAAGGTGTCACTCTTGGCTCTCACCTTGCTGTTAGTGTGGGCAGACAAGATGCGGTGCAATGAAGCTTATCCCTCTTTCTACGGGGTGAAACTATGTGGAAGAGAGTTTATCCGAGCTGTCATCTTTACCTGTGGTGGTTCTCGTTGGAGGAGAAGTGTGGAAGACTCAG GGGCTCTTCTTGGAGAAGACACATTTGATCCATGGACCACAAATAATTTCCATCATCCTGCCAATGAGCAGGGTCCTGCTAATTCCCACACATGGAAAGAGCAAACTTCGGATCTGGGACGGgtggcagcagaacacagcCGCTCTGCACACTCACTGATCTCAGAAGAGGTGCTGGAGGCTCTGCGGAGCGCTGACAGGAAAGAGCGGGATGTAGTAGTTGGACTGTCTAATGCATGCTGCAAGTGGGGTTGTAGTAAGAGTGAAATCAGCTCGCTGTGTTGA